A segment of the Rickettsia bellii RML369-C genome:
AGTTACAGAAATTTATGAGGGAGGGATCGAAATAAAAGCAGTAGCACGTGATCCCGGTTCAAAAGCCAAAATAGCTGTATTTGCTTCAGAAAATGGTATAGATCCGATAGGTTCATGTGTTGGTATTAAAGGTAATAGGGTAAGAGCTATAACAAATGAGCTAAATGGAGAAAAAATTGATATAATATTGTGGAATAGGGATGTTGCACAGTTTATAATTAATGCTCTTGCACCTGCTGAAATTTTAAAAATTCTTATTGATGAAGATAAAAGAAAAGTAGAGGTAGTAGTTTCGCAGGAGAATCAAAGCCTTGCAATAGGCAGAAGAGGGCAAAATGTGAGACTTGCTGCTAAGCTCACAGGATGGAACATCGATATAATGACTGAAGAGCAAGAATCAAAACGAAGAAATGAAGAGTTCGTAACTTCTACAGAATTATTTATGGAAGCTTTAGACGTTGAAGAAGTAATCGGACAGCTTTTATCAGTTAGTGGATTTAACACAGTAGAGCAAATTGTAAATAGTGATATTAATGCTTTAATGAATATTGAAGGTTTTGAAGAAGAGCTAGCTGTAGAGATTAGAAATAGAGCTATTAATTATGTTAATCTCAGAAATGAAAAGATTGTTAAAGAACTTGAAGAGCTTGGAGTTGAACAGGAATTAATAGATATATTAGAAATACAACCTGAATTAATATTAAAATTTGCTGAATATGGTATTAAGACTATAGAAGATTTAGGTGAAATGAGCGTAAATGAATTTAAAAATCTAGCTTCAAATTCTAATATAACAGATGAGAATATTAAATTATTAATTAAGACTGCTAAACAACATAGCGAGCTAAAAGAAGAATAGTGTCATCCCGTGGCGGCATTGCCTGTGTGGATCATTTTCCCCTGTCACCCCGTGGCTTGTACCTGCGAGGTCCAGCTAAAAAATACTAGTGGTGTTAGTATTTTTTATTGTTTTTCTGGATCTAGTTCCCAAGCCACGGCATTGTGACATCGAGAGTGCTTTTCGATCCATGCAACAAAGCCGGCATGTCCATAGGGTGACACCGGTATTAAACACAAAGGTTTAAATATGACGGATAACCAGGAAAACAAACCCAAAAAGTTGACACTTAGCAATACGAAATTGTCACTTAACAAGTCTTTTGACTCTCTTGCGAGTACTCAAAGTTTTGTCAATGCTAAGTCGAAAACATTAGTAGAGGTTAGAAAAAGCTATAGTGGTTCTACTACTACCCTTTCATTAAATAAAGAGAAAGGTAGTTTAGAAACTGGTTCAAGTAGTGGTAGTGAAGAATTTAACAGACGCTTATCTATTCTAAAAAAAGCTGCAGAACAATCAAAATTAAATGATAATTCACAAATAAGTACTTTAAGTAAACTTGCAAGTATTAATCAATCTATTGCTTCACAAGAAGATCCTATAGAAGTTGAGCAAGAAGAAAGCAGCGATACTAACAAAGTTAAAGAAGAGCCAAAAATAGAAGAAGTAAAAGATATTGAGGAGTCTACACTTCAAACTCCTAAAAAGAAAGAGGATATTTTTGTAAAATCCCCGTTAGTAGGAACTAGAACACGTTACGGTATAGAATCAGAAAAAACTGTAGATAAAGTAACCGAAAATAAGGTGATTGCACCAAAGCCTAAAGTTGAAGAATCAAGAAAGTTTAAAAAGACTGACCTCTTCAATATGGTTGGTGACGATGAAAACGACAATAGAAATAGAACTAGAAGTCTTGCTTCTATAAAAAGAGCAAGAGAGAAAGAAAAGCGTAAATCATTAGTACAAGCCCCTGAAAAAGTATATAGAGAAATAACGCTACCTGAAGTTATTGGTGTCGGTGATTTTGCAAATGCAATGTCTGAGCGTGTATCTGATGTTATTAAAGAGTTAATGAAGCTTGGCATTCTTGCTAATGCTAGTCAAACAATTGATGCAGATACTGCAGAGTTAGTAGCTACCCATCTAGGTCATGCTGTCAAAAGAGTCCAAGAATCGGATGTTGAAAATATCTTAATTACCAATGATAAAGAGGAAGATTTAAGATCACGTGCACCAGTTGTTACAGTTATGGGTCATGTTGACCACGGAAAAACTTCTCTACTTGATGCTCTGAAATCTACAGATGTAGCATCCGGTGAGACAGGAGGAATTACTCAGCATATTGGGGCTTATAGAGTAACGCTTGCTGATGGTAGAGCTATTACATTTATTGATACTCCTGGTCATGAAGCTTTCTCAGAAATGCGTTCAAGAGGGGCAGGTGTCACTGATATAGTTATCATAGTAGTTGCAGCAGATGATGGTATAAAACCGCAAACTGTTGAAGCGATTAACCATGCAAAAGCAGCAAATGTTCCTATAATAGTTGCCATTAATAAGATTGATAAACCTGATATTGATATTGAGCGTGTAAAAAACGAGCTCTATATGTATGAAATTATTGGTGAGGAAGCTGGTGGTGACGTTATGGTTATTCCAATCTCGGCACTTAAAAAAATTAATTTAGACAAGCTTGAAGAAGCTATTTTATTAATTGCAGAAATGCAAAATTTAAAAGCTAGTCCGTTCGGATCAGCTAGCGGCGTTGTGATCGAATCAAAAATCGAAAAAGGAAGAGGTGCGTTAACAACCATGCTAGTTCAGCGTGGTACTTTAAAAAGTGGCGATATTATAATAGCTGGAACTGCGTATGGTAAAGTCAAAAAAATGACTAACGATAAAGGAATAGAAGTTTTAGAAGCTACCC
Coding sequences within it:
- the nusA gene encoding transcription termination factor NusA — encoded protein: MSNIGNIEILQIIDSVAREKGISKEVLISTVEQAVQVAVRKKYGNEYNIKAQINRKTGEINLLRVLKVVENVEDYLTQISITEALQKDPEAKIDGEIYEYLPSIDHARVAAQAAKQVITQRIIEAEREKQYHDFKDRKGEVINGVVKRIEYGDIIVDLNRAEAIIKREQQIKGENFKVGDRVKAYVQDVRHETKGPQIFLSRADDRMLAKLFELEVTEIYEGGIEIKAVARDPGSKAKIAVFASENGIDPIGSCVGIKGNRVRAITNELNGEKIDIILWNRDVAQFIINALAPAEILKILIDEDKRKVEVVVSQENQSLAIGRRGQNVRLAAKLTGWNIDIMTEEQESKRRNEEFVTSTELFMEALDVEEVIGQLLSVSGFNTVEQIVNSDINALMNIEGFEEELAVEIRNRAINYVNLRNEKIVKELEELGVEQELIDILEIQPELILKFAEYGIKTIEDLGEMSVNEFKNLASNSNITDENIKLLIKTAKQHSELKEE
- the infB gene encoding translation initiation factor IF-2; translated protein: MTDNQENKPKKLTLSNTKLSLNKSFDSLASTQSFVNAKSKTLVEVRKSYSGSTTTLSLNKEKGSLETGSSSGSEEFNRRLSILKKAAEQSKLNDNSQISTLSKLASINQSIASQEDPIEVEQEESSDTNKVKEEPKIEEVKDIEESTLQTPKKKEDIFVKSPLVGTRTRYGIESEKTVDKVTENKVIAPKPKVEESRKFKKTDLFNMVGDDENDNRNRTRSLASIKRAREKEKRKSLVQAPEKVYREITLPEVIGVGDFANAMSERVSDVIKELMKLGILANASQTIDADTAELVATHLGHAVKRVQESDVENILITNDKEEDLRSRAPVVTVMGHVDHGKTSLLDALKSTDVASGETGGITQHIGAYRVTLADGRAITFIDTPGHEAFSEMRSRGAGVTDIVIIVVAADDGIKPQTVEAINHAKAANVPIIVAINKIDKPDIDIERVKNELYMYEIIGEEAGGDVMVIPISALKKINLDKLEEAILLIAEMQNLKASPFGSASGVVIESKIEKGRGALTTMLVQRGTLKSGDIIIAGTAYGKVKKMTNDKGIEVLEATPSVPIEIQGLSHVPHAGDMFNVVQTEKQAKDIAEYRERVAKEKKISIAPRSSLEDLFLKASGSSKIKELPLIIKGDVHGSVEAIAGSLLKLPNDEVKLRILHSGVGPITESDVSLAHASSAIIVGFNVRAGANAKTAAEKEKVEIRYYSIIYDLLDDVKAIMSGMLDPIIREQYIGSVEIRQIFNITKIGKIAGSYVTRGIIKKGAGVRLLRDNIVIHEGKLKTLKRFKEEVKEVREGYECGIAFENYEDIREGDTVEVFELIQEKKQL